The Burkholderia mayonis genome window below encodes:
- the msrA gene encoding peptide-methionine (S)-S-oxide reductase MsrA: protein MSQATNEVATLGGGCFWCQEAVFLDVDGVTAVESGYAGGRTRNPGYRDVCGGDTGHAEVVNVTFDPSRIGYREILEIFFATHDPTQLNRQGNDVGTQYRSAIFTHSDAQRDTALDLIRTLERDKLYDDPIVTQVEPLNGNYWPAEAYHQDYYARNPGQGYCSVVIGPKLAKFRQKFARRLKSRGA from the coding sequence ATGAGTCAAGCAACGAACGAAGTGGCCACGCTGGGCGGCGGTTGTTTCTGGTGCCAGGAGGCTGTGTTCCTGGACGTCGACGGCGTGACGGCCGTCGAATCGGGCTATGCGGGCGGCCGCACGCGCAACCCCGGCTATCGCGACGTATGCGGCGGCGACACGGGCCATGCGGAAGTCGTCAACGTGACGTTCGATCCGAGCCGGATCGGCTATCGCGAAATCCTCGAGATCTTCTTCGCGACGCACGATCCGACGCAGTTGAACCGCCAGGGCAACGACGTCGGCACGCAGTACCGGTCGGCGATCTTTACGCACTCGGACGCGCAGCGCGACACCGCGCTCGACTTGATTCGGACGCTCGAGCGCGACAAGCTCTACGACGATCCGATCGTCACGCAGGTCGAGCCGCTGAACGGCAACTACTGGCCGGCCGAGGCGTATCACCAGGACTACTACGCGCGCAATCCGGGGCAGGGCTACTGTTCGGTCGTGATCGGGCCGAAGCTCGCGAAGTTTCGCCAGAAGTTCGCGCGTCGGCTGAAGTCGCGCGGCGCTTGA
- a CDS encoding DUF72 domain-containing protein, with product MGDGSTRRKPAQPRRQDDAPSDQFDLFGAEPLPAPPSSSASPPSPASASGAKRKRAADGKPRDVTHNAAASDAPLPDDVAGTAEPAVGAAPGAGDAANGEVDAGADADAKADADADADADADAKSKAENNPEADGPGKPADTAAPTDSAATPPLPGFDAPPPAAPPKKRPRRRGVAPAAISDEVAATARELPPHVRLGTSSWYFPGWKDIVYGDDYAQSKLSREGLEAYGAHPLLKSVSLDRSFYAPLTVADYLRYAQQVPDDFRFVVKAPALVTDAVLRGARGEPTGPNPAFLNAQLAADEFVRPCVEGLGRKAGALVFQFPPMPDAMLADPAALVDRLSAFLGALPPLPDDPDGPRYAVEIRDASLLTPRFIRALAAAGVRYCVGLHAKMPDPLRQAAALALLDGEPSGPLIVRWSLHSGFKYEQAKAKYEPFDRLVDEDPHTRSALAELAARYVLAGQPVLITVNNKAEGSAPLSCIALAKEIAAACARWRGEAA from the coding sequence ATGGGTGACGGCAGCACGCGGCGCAAACCAGCGCAGCCACGACGACAAGACGACGCGCCGAGCGATCAGTTCGATCTGTTCGGGGCGGAGCCGCTGCCGGCGCCGCCTTCTTCGTCCGCTTCGCCCCCTTCGCCCGCTTCCGCATCGGGAGCGAAGCGAAAGCGCGCGGCGGACGGCAAGCCGCGCGACGTGACGCACAATGCGGCGGCGAGCGATGCGCCGCTGCCGGACGATGTCGCGGGGACCGCCGAGCCGGCGGTCGGTGCTGCGCCAGGTGCCGGCGATGCCGCCAATGGCGAAGTCGATGCCGGCGCGGATGCGGATGCCAAAGCGGATGCCGATGCGGATGCGGATGCCGATGCCGATGCCAAATCCAAAGCCGAGAATAACCCCGAGGCCGACGGTCCGGGCAAGCCAGCCGATACCGCCGCCCCCACCGACTCCGCCGCGACGCCCCCGCTCCCCGGCTTCGACGCGCCTCCCCCCGCCGCCCCGCCGAAGAAGCGCCCCCGCCGGCGCGGCGTCGCACCCGCCGCGATCTCCGACGAAGTCGCCGCCACCGCCCGCGAACTGCCGCCGCACGTGCGGCTCGGCACGTCGTCGTGGTATTTCCCCGGCTGGAAGGACATCGTCTACGGCGACGACTACGCGCAATCGAAGCTGTCGCGCGAAGGGCTCGAAGCGTACGGCGCGCATCCGCTCCTCAAGAGCGTGAGCCTCGATCGCTCGTTCTACGCGCCGCTCACGGTCGCCGACTATCTGCGCTACGCGCAGCAGGTGCCGGACGACTTCCGCTTCGTCGTCAAGGCGCCCGCGCTCGTCACAGACGCCGTGCTGCGCGGCGCGCGGGGCGAGCCGACCGGCCCGAACCCGGCGTTCCTGAACGCGCAGCTCGCCGCCGACGAATTCGTGCGCCCGTGCGTCGAAGGCCTCGGCCGGAAGGCGGGCGCACTCGTGTTCCAGTTCCCGCCGATGCCCGACGCGATGCTCGCCGACCCGGCCGCGCTCGTCGACCGCCTGAGCGCGTTCCTCGGCGCGCTGCCGCCGCTGCCGGACGATCCGGACGGCCCGCGCTACGCAGTCGAGATCCGCGACGCGAGCCTGCTGACGCCGCGCTTCATCCGCGCGCTCGCGGCGGCGGGCGTGCGCTACTGCGTCGGGCTGCACGCGAAGATGCCTGATCCGCTGCGGCAGGCGGCAGCGCTCGCGCTCCTCGACGGCGAGCCGTCGGGCCCGCTCATCGTCCGCTGGAGCCTGCACAGTGGCTTCAAGTACGAACAGGCGAAGGCGAAGTACGAGCCGTTCGATCGGCTCGTCGACGAGGATCCGCACACGCGCTCGGCGCTCGCGGAACTTGCCGCGCGCTACGTGCTCGCCGGGCAGCCGGTGCTCATCACCGTGAACAACAAAGCGGAAGGGTCGGCCCCATTGTCGTGCATCGCGCTCGCGAAGGAGATCGCGGCCGCGTGCGCGCGCTGGCGCGGCGAGGCGGCGTAA
- a CDS encoding SAM-dependent methyltransferase yields the protein MFWEKKLAQWADEVREKSNIPARLVLWNGQQLDFGTFAAPQVTLKVNSASALPLLLEPSLDNLGEAYVKGKIDIEGKLADIIDIGYALARSTVTNASKLARVRRYFNHSKHSDKKAIQYHYDVSNEFYRLWLDENMVYSCAYFENGDEDLGTAQIKKIDHILTKIQVQPGQRLLDIGCGWGALVLRAAGKFGARCVGVTLSQNQFDLATERVKKAGLEDKIDIRLQDYREIEGQFDRITSVGMFEHVGRKNLPLYFSRIRELLADDGVAMNHGITSTDADSGETALGGGEFIDRYVFPDGELPHISLALEAAQRGGLEAVDVESLRRHYARTLDIWTENFEAKAEEARKLVDDEKFRIWRVYLAGCAYAFEHDDVSIFQIVCRKAGQSAKTLPWSRRYMYEHALPR from the coding sequence ATGTTCTGGGAAAAGAAACTGGCACAGTGGGCGGACGAAGTACGGGAGAAGTCGAACATACCGGCGCGCCTCGTCCTCTGGAACGGGCAGCAACTCGATTTCGGCACGTTCGCGGCGCCGCAGGTGACGCTCAAGGTCAACAGCGCGTCGGCGCTGCCGCTGCTGCTCGAACCGAGCCTCGACAATCTCGGCGAGGCGTACGTGAAAGGCAAGATCGACATCGAGGGCAAGCTCGCCGACATCATCGACATCGGCTACGCGCTCGCGCGCAGCACGGTGACGAACGCAAGCAAGCTCGCGCGCGTGCGGCGCTACTTCAATCACTCGAAACACTCCGACAAGAAGGCGATCCAGTATCACTACGACGTGTCGAACGAGTTCTACAGGCTGTGGCTCGACGAGAACATGGTCTATTCGTGCGCGTACTTCGAGAACGGCGACGAAGACCTCGGCACCGCGCAGATCAAGAAGATCGACCACATCCTCACCAAGATCCAGGTGCAGCCCGGCCAGCGCCTGCTCGACATCGGCTGCGGCTGGGGCGCGCTCGTGCTGCGCGCGGCGGGCAAGTTCGGCGCGCGCTGCGTCGGCGTCACGCTGTCGCAAAACCAGTTCGATCTCGCGACCGAGCGCGTGAAGAAGGCCGGCCTCGAAGACAAGATCGACATCCGGCTGCAGGACTATCGCGAAATCGAAGGCCAGTTCGACCGGATCACGAGCGTCGGGATGTTCGAGCACGTCGGCCGCAAGAACCTGCCGCTCTACTTCTCGCGGATCCGCGAGCTGCTCGCGGACGACGGCGTCGCGATGAACCACGGCATCACGTCGACCGATGCCGACAGCGGCGAAACGGCGCTCGGCGGAGGCGAGTTCATCGACCGCTACGTGTTCCCGGACGGCGAGCTGCCGCACATCAGCCTCGCGCTCGAAGCGGCGCAGCGCGGCGGGCTCGAGGCGGTTGACGTCGAGAGCCTGCGACGGCACTATGCGCGCACGCTCGACATCTGGACCGAGAACTTCGAAGCGAAGGCCGAAGAAGCCAGAAAGCTCGTCGACGACGAAAAATTCCGCATCTGGCGCGTGTACCTGGCCGGCTGCGCGTATGCATTCGAGCACGACGACGTGTCGATCTTCCAGATCGTGTGCCGCAAGGCCGGGCAGAGCGCGAAGACGCTGCCGTGGTCGCGGCGCTACATGTACGAACACGCGCTGCCGCGCTGA
- the pdxH gene encoding pyridoxamine 5'-phosphate oxidase: MTTLADLRTNYSRASLDVADVNPNPFVQFDVWFKEALSAQLPEPNTMTLATVDESGRPSARIVLIKGVDERGFVFFTNYESRKGRELAHNPNAALLFYWIELERQVRVEGRIEKTSEEESDRYFASRPLGSRIGAWASDQSAVIENRAMLEVREKEISARFGENPPRPPHWGGYRLVPTSIEFWQGRPSRLHDRLLYARDCASASGWKITRLAP, from the coding sequence ATGACGACACTTGCCGATCTCCGCACCAACTATTCCCGCGCGTCGCTCGACGTCGCGGACGTGAATCCGAATCCGTTCGTCCAGTTCGACGTCTGGTTCAAGGAGGCGCTCAGCGCGCAGTTGCCCGAGCCCAACACCATGACGCTCGCGACCGTCGACGAATCCGGGCGGCCGTCCGCGCGGATCGTCCTCATCAAGGGCGTCGACGAGCGCGGCTTCGTGTTCTTCACGAACTACGAGAGCCGCAAGGGGCGCGAGCTCGCGCACAACCCGAACGCGGCGCTCCTCTTTTACTGGATCGAGCTCGAGCGGCAGGTGCGCGTCGAAGGACGCATCGAGAAGACGAGCGAAGAAGAAAGCGACCGCTATTTCGCGTCGCGGCCGCTCGGCTCGCGGATCGGCGCGTGGGCGTCCGACCAGAGCGCGGTGATCGAGAACCGCGCGATGCTCGAGGTTCGCGAGAAGGAAATCAGCGCGCGCTTCGGCGAGAATCCGCCGCGCCCGCCGCACTGGGGCGGCTACCGTCTCGTGCCGACCTCGATCGAATTCTGGCAGGGCCGCCCGTCGCGGCTCCACGACCGCCTGCTGTATGCGCGCGATTGCGCGTCGGCGAGCGGCTGGAAGATCACGCGCCTCGCGCCGTAG
- the tcdA gene encoding tRNA cyclic N6-threonylcarbamoyladenosine(37) synthase TcdA yields MSRTDAIATPHDLTPQLSGQLDADRARRFGGVARLYGVDALAAFERARVAVIGIGGVGSWAAEALARSAVGELTLIDLDNVAESNTNRQIHALDGNYGKPKVDAMAERIALIDPACQVVKIEDFVEPDNLDALLGGGFDFIVDAIDSVRTKVALIAWCVARRQPLVTVGGAGGQLDPTRIRIDDLAQTIQDPLLSKVRAQLRKQHGFPRGPKAKFKVCAVYSDEPLIYPEAAVCDVDDVAMHTATGAQAPGPTGLNCAGFGSSVCVTASFGFAAAAYALRALAARAGR; encoded by the coding sequence ATGTCCCGTACCGACGCCATTGCAACGCCTCACGATCTTACTCCGCAGCTATCCGGACAGCTTGACGCGGATCGGGCGCGGCGCTTCGGCGGCGTCGCCCGGCTCTACGGCGTCGACGCGCTCGCCGCGTTCGAGCGCGCGCGCGTCGCCGTGATCGGCATCGGCGGCGTCGGCTCGTGGGCGGCCGAGGCGCTCGCGCGCAGCGCGGTCGGGGAACTGACCCTGATCGACCTCGACAACGTCGCCGAAAGCAACACGAACCGGCAGATTCACGCGCTCGACGGCAACTACGGCAAGCCGAAGGTCGACGCGATGGCCGAGCGGATCGCGCTCATCGATCCGGCGTGCCAGGTCGTGAAGATCGAGGATTTCGTCGAGCCGGACAATCTCGACGCGCTGCTTGGCGGCGGCTTCGATTTCATCGTCGACGCGATCGACAGCGTGCGCACGAAAGTCGCGCTGATCGCGTGGTGTGTCGCTCGCAGGCAGCCGCTCGTCACGGTTGGCGGCGCGGGCGGCCAGCTCGACCCGACCCGCATCCGGATCGACGATCTCGCGCAGACGATCCAGGATCCGCTGCTGTCGAAAGTGCGCGCGCAGCTGCGCAAGCAGCACGGCTTTCCGCGCGGGCCGAAAGCGAAATTCAAGGTGTGCGCCGTTTATTCGGACGAGCCGCTGATCTATCCGGAGGCGGCCGTGTGCGATGTCGACGACGTCGCGATGCACACGGCGACGGGCGCGCAGGCGCCGGGGCCGACGGGGCTCAATTGCGCGGGCTTCGGCTCGAGCGTGTGCGTGACCGCGAGCTTCGGCTTCGCGGCGGCGGCTTATGCGCTGCGCGCGCTCGCCGCGCGGGCGGGGCGATAA
- the trxA gene encoding thioredoxin, whose amino-acid sequence MDTTLATFERDVIEASLAAPVLVDFWAPWCGPCKTLGPLLEKLEREYEGRWKLVKVNVDENQELAAHFQTRSIPHVIAFAGGQPVDQFVGVLPEGQLRVFLDRLVPAPDEAERRAAQVALAEERIDDAISHLENALALNPGYDEARLDFIELLLALNRIDEARAEAERLSPQITGGADARYQAIKTRFDALDAAADLPPTDALEARIASNPADLEARFDLAQALIARRAYEGALEQLLEIVLRDRTFGDDLGRKTMISVFDLAADQPTLVSAWRRKLSAALN is encoded by the coding sequence ATGGACACCACGCTCGCCACTTTCGAACGAGACGTCATCGAAGCATCGCTTGCCGCCCCCGTGCTGGTCGACTTCTGGGCGCCCTGGTGCGGTCCGTGCAAGACGCTCGGTCCGCTGCTCGAAAAGCTCGAGCGCGAATACGAAGGCCGCTGGAAGCTCGTCAAGGTGAACGTCGACGAAAACCAGGAGCTCGCCGCGCATTTCCAGACGCGCAGCATTCCACACGTGATCGCATTCGCGGGCGGGCAGCCGGTCGACCAGTTCGTCGGGGTGCTGCCCGAGGGGCAACTGCGCGTGTTCCTCGACCGTCTCGTGCCCGCGCCCGACGAAGCCGAACGCCGCGCCGCGCAAGTCGCGCTCGCCGAAGAACGCATCGACGACGCGATTTCGCACCTCGAAAATGCGCTCGCGCTGAATCCCGGCTACGATGAGGCGCGCCTCGATTTCATCGAGCTGCTGCTCGCGCTGAACCGGATCGACGAAGCACGCGCCGAAGCAGAGCGCCTGTCGCCGCAGATAACGGGCGGCGCGGACGCCCGCTACCAGGCGATCAAGACGCGCTTCGACGCGCTCGACGCGGCCGCGGATCTGCCGCCGACCGACGCGCTCGAAGCGCGGATCGCGAGCAACCCCGCCGATCTGGAAGCGCGCTTCGATCTCGCGCAGGCCCTGATCGCGCGGCGCGCGTACGAAGGCGCGCTCGAGCAGCTGCTGGAGATCGTCCTGCGCGACCGGACGTTCGGCGACGACCTCGGCCGCAAGACGATGATTTCGGTGTTCGATCTCGCGGCGGACCAGCCGACGCTCGTGTCCGCGTGGCGGCGCAAGCTGAGCGCGGCGCTGAACTGA
- a CDS encoding pirin family protein produces the protein MTDSIKAILKPHVRDIGNLTVRRTLPALAARTVGPFIFFDHMGPAEQPAGAGLDVRPHPHIGLATVTYLFDGAIMHRDSLGSVRKIVPGDVNWMTAGRGIVHSERTPDEARASGQTVHGIQTWVALPLAHETREPSFEHHAAATLPKLERDGVVMTVIAGDAFGVRSPVTTFSRTLYVAAVFAAGGALALDAEHEERAVYLVDGDLTVDGTPLETAQMAMLAPGTRVALASAGGARAMLLGGDKLDGERFIEWNFVASSRGAIEHAKRAWAAQEMGTVPGETDWIPLPERRAH, from the coding sequence ATGACCGACTCGATCAAAGCCATCCTGAAGCCGCACGTCCGCGACATCGGCAACCTGACCGTGCGCCGCACGCTGCCCGCGCTCGCCGCGCGCACCGTCGGCCCGTTCATCTTCTTCGATCACATGGGCCCCGCCGAGCAGCCCGCGGGCGCGGGCCTCGACGTGCGCCCGCATCCGCACATCGGCCTCGCGACCGTCACCTATCTGTTCGACGGCGCGATCATGCATCGCGACAGCCTCGGCTCCGTGCGAAAAATCGTGCCGGGCGACGTCAACTGGATGACGGCCGGACGCGGGATCGTCCATTCGGAGCGCACGCCGGACGAGGCGCGCGCGAGCGGGCAGACGGTGCACGGGATCCAGACCTGGGTCGCGCTGCCGCTCGCGCACGAAACGCGCGAGCCGTCGTTCGAGCACCACGCGGCCGCGACGCTGCCGAAACTCGAGCGCGACGGCGTCGTGATGACGGTGATCGCGGGCGACGCGTTCGGCGTGCGCTCGCCCGTCACGACGTTTTCGCGCACACTGTACGTCGCCGCCGTGTTCGCGGCAGGCGGCGCACTCGCGCTCGATGCCGAGCACGAAGAGCGCGCGGTCTATCTCGTCGACGGCGACCTGACCGTCGACGGCACGCCGCTCGAAACCGCGCAGATGGCGATGCTCGCGCCGGGCACGCGGGTTGCGCTCGCAAGCGCCGGCGGCGCGCGCGCGATGCTGCTCGGCGGCGACAAGCTCGACGGCGAGCGCTTCATCGAATGGAATTTCGTCGCGAGCTCGCGCGGCGCGATCGAGCACGCGAAGCGCGCGTGGGCGGCGCAGGAGATGGGGACGGTACCCGGCGAAACCGACTGGATTCCGTTGCCCGAGCGCCGCGCGCATTGA
- a CDS encoding EamA family transporter has protein sequence MAPRDLLLALVVILAWGVNFVVIKVGLHGVPPMLLGGLRFLLASVPAVFFVRRPQIPWRLLALYGSTILLGQFVFLFSAMHVGMPAGLASLVLQSQAFFTLFFAMLVLGERLRAQNLAGLAIAAAGLVVIAVQGGRGMTLAGFLLTLGAAALWALGNVVTKKLGKVDLVSLVVWASLVPPVPFFVLSYCFEGPQRIGAALTSLSGASVFAVVYLAFVATLLGYGLWSRLLSRYPAGQVAPFSLLVPIVGLASSSLLLGEQLTHAQLAGAALVMAGLAVNVFGDRLARRFFAAAS, from the coding sequence ATGGCCCCGAGAGACTTGCTGCTGGCGCTGGTGGTGATCCTGGCGTGGGGCGTGAACTTCGTCGTGATCAAGGTCGGGCTGCACGGCGTGCCGCCGATGCTGCTCGGCGGGCTGCGCTTCCTGCTCGCGTCGGTGCCCGCAGTGTTCTTCGTGCGCCGCCCGCAGATTCCGTGGCGTCTCCTCGCGCTGTACGGGTCGACGATCCTGCTCGGCCAGTTCGTGTTCCTGTTTTCCGCGATGCACGTCGGCATGCCGGCCGGACTTGCTTCGCTCGTGCTGCAGTCGCAGGCGTTCTTCACGCTGTTCTTCGCGATGCTCGTCCTCGGCGAGCGCTTGCGCGCGCAGAATCTCGCGGGCCTCGCGATCGCGGCGGCCGGGCTCGTCGTGATCGCCGTGCAGGGCGGTCGCGGCATGACGCTCGCGGGCTTTCTGCTGACGCTCGGCGCCGCCGCGCTGTGGGCGCTCGGCAACGTCGTGACGAAGAAGCTCGGCAAGGTCGATCTCGTGTCGCTCGTCGTCTGGGCGAGCCTCGTGCCGCCCGTGCCGTTCTTCGTGCTGTCGTATTGCTTCGAGGGGCCGCAGCGGATCGGGGCCGCGCTGACGTCGCTGTCGGGCGCGTCGGTCTTCGCGGTCGTCTATCTCGCGTTCGTCGCGACGCTGCTCGGCTACGGGCTGTGGAGCCGCCTGCTGTCGCGTTATCCGGCCGGGCAGGTCGCGCCGTTCTCGCTGCTCGTGCCGATCGTCGGCCTCGCGTCGTCGTCGCTGCTGCTCGGCGAGCAGTTGACGCATGCGCAGCTCGCGGGCGCGGCGCTCGTGATGGCAGGGCTCGCGGTCAACGTGTTCGGCGACCGACTCGCGCGGCGGTTCTTCGCCGCGGCGTCGTGA